From the Musa acuminata AAA Group cultivar baxijiao chromosome BXJ3-1, Cavendish_Baxijiao_AAA, whole genome shotgun sequence genome, the window ATGAATGAACTCCCATTTTGTGACCATTATTAAAACTTTGTTTAAAGAAGATATTCTACTTCCTGATTTATATAATGATAAGAACGGCCTCAGTAATGAGGTCTGATATCCAACTCGAGCTTTCAATCCAACCATGCGATGTGTCAGAGAAACAAGTAATCTGAGCTGTTTTGTTATGCTCCAATTAGAAAGCTTCACAATGGCAGAATAAAACAAAGACAGTCATTAAACTAAATCAAATATCTATTTCTTTTAGGTTGATTGAATCACCCCAGAAACTATCATCAGATGGCAGTTGAAACCAAGCCACTCCTGAGATCCCAATTCCATCAATTGTAGATTTCAGTTCAAGATGAGATGGAAGTTGTATGCTTACAAAGATTTTGGATAGGATCAAATGGCACCATTTTCTTCACCTCCATGGAATATGGATTGTGTAGATAACCATCCCAAATCCTTGTGAATCCTGCCACCACATTTATCTAAGAGttgattgtttcactcatcatctCAGTTGCAGGATAAAAAacatgatgagagagagagagagagagagagagagatgaactgAACAAGAGttgcattagttccttcctgaaaTCCTTTGACATGTTAATGGTAGTTGCACTCCCAAAAATCTCAGGATTTTTTGATCCTACCAGAACGAGATCCTCCTACTCTATGGACTTGTGAtctctatatatatacacacacgcacacatTGAGGGATTCACCAAAACTCCACCACCATCTTCTTGGCAGGGGAAAGTGAAGAACAGTCAAGAAAAGGGAGAAGGTTAGTCATGCCAGCAAAGGAGCATGACAACGCAGCGCCTTATGATGTACATCCTCGCCTTCTGCTCCCTCACCATCCTGCtgagccctcctcctcctctctgagATGCTCTTCCTTGGCTGCTCATCTTCACGCTGGCCATGACTCCGATGAGAAGCTAATGCAAGACTTGAACTGCCTTCTGCAATGCTCAATGATTGTTGTTGAATTGGTTTGCTGTGCAGGGATGAAGGCTTGAGGCTTTCTTTATAGCAGGGGGAAGGTGAGAAGTGAGCTGGTCCAACATCCCAAGCCATTGTCGAGGAGCCACCATGAAGCATGTGCACTCCTCCCCCCACTACACGCTGCTTGATGAGCTCCCAGGGGACAGAGCTCTGAGTTCTTGTGTAGTTTAATCTGTCTCTGAACTCTTTGACCATGAGAGAGTTGCTCAATGATTCCATGAACAGCCAACAAGCTGAATCATGGCCATTTGGGAAAGAGAGGAGCCACAAATCTTTGTAGGAACAGGTGGCCAAGGATGGCTTGATTGATTTATGTTGGAGGAATTCTTTTGTTTGGATAATCTGATCTTGTTGGGTCGGAACCAGACACAATACATCTCAACAGTAACACCAAGCATCTGTCTGATCTTGATAAGCATATGAGGAACCACTGCAATAATACGATGAACACAATCACTCCTGCTGTTAATTCACCCACCTGGTACCTCATCTGCAATATTGATTTGAGAGTATCTCTTTATCTATTGATACTGGAAActggaaagagagaaagaaagaaatagtGACCTAAGATCTCAAGAAATAATGAGATGATCTTACTGATGTGCATGCTTTTTCTTTAATTGCATTTCACTCAGTTTCTCTTGCTTAGATTATATTGCAAGTTAAGAACATGCATATAGCTCCAAACTATTGACAACTTGCACCACCAGATGACTGCTCATGTTGAGATCTGAGCAACGCTAAGAATATGTTAATAGTTCCTTGAAGAAATCCCATCAGCTGTTTTGATTGATAAGCTAAAGCAAGCAAACTCCAGAGCCAGTGGTCACTGTTAAGAACTGCCATTGAGATTCCATTTAGAACAAGCTTTTGTTTACTAACTCCCAGAAAGGAGAGAGCTCACAACCCCCAGCAACAACAGCTGGAGAACACTTAGCACTTGGATCAAACAACTTGATCAGTACTATtacaaatatcaacttgataaccTTCTCCGACCGTGTAAGGACAATGTTAATCATTCTAAATTCATCATGTGAAACATGGTATTTGAGTTCTCCCTTATCCAGAGGCTGTTTAGGGACCTTGTTAAGGTCTTCTGAGAACACTAGTATGGTTTTTGTCTGCGCGTCCATGGTTACTAAACTAGCTGTGCCTCCTTCTTGGATTAAAGAACACAACTTTCTTTGAGGGATGTGTGAACCAATTCGTCAATCGAATTGCCTCTTCGACATGTTGTCGCGAAAAAGTTAGCAACCTAGTTTAGAGTGCTAACTTTTACCTtggttcctctaatatgatatcagGTCTGTCTATCCCCACATTGCACTGTCGGAACCAAGTCAGAAAAGATTGCACATTGAGTCCAATTAAATGCACAGAGATTGAAACTACTTTCGTTAATAGTGATGTTCATGGTTATAGGAGAAATAAGCTACTTGTCATGAACATGATACAATTTGTCATAGACTTGAGACATGGTGAGCTGAATCATCAACTTGCTGGTTCATTGATACTCTCAAAAGTATTTATAACAAGTACTTGTCTGACATGAGACAATTATGGAAATATGATAGCAGTTTGCGGCATGAAGCATCAGAGAGGGCTACATGAAGCAGAGTCTGCAGACACTGGGAACAAAGAATTCTTATTCTATCAGGCTACCCAGAGATGACACAAGACACAAAGTACCACTTCATTGCATCTTTAGGGAGATGCATAAAATTTCTTGTTGCTACTGGCACTCAAAGTATATGGCAAAACTAAATTGTTCTTGATAATGTGGATTTCTTAATCAATGCCAGATTAGGAGAGAATTCATCAACTTGTTGATACCTTCGAATGTTTAGTTTAACATGAAGAGATAAGCCATTGTTCTCTGCTTCAATTTAGCCACTTCGATAATTGTGGTATTTAACAGTTGCGCTTTATTCTACTTCAACTCTAGTGATACCGAGGCCTAATGTGTATGTTGCTTATAGCAATTTGACTTCTTTCAGAGCATGCTTTTGGTCTGCAATTTTCAGGAGCAATCTCATTGATGTGTCGTCAGAATTTGACCTTAGTTTCTCTGAACCCACAATAGTTTTCTGGAAATTATAGCAAATTTTGTCTTGGCCACAACAAAAAACGTAACACCTTATAAACAGGTAGAAGGTACATTTTGAGTTACTTAGGTATGCTCTTGCATGATTacaatcttgatttcttgatacttGATGGGTTCAAAAGCATTCTTTTACATACAACAAATCAAAACAAGCTCCCATGTAAAAAAAATCATTACCACCATCTTTTGCCATAGATCACTTTTCTTaggacatttttttctttttttttcctttgcttaGCACATTGATAGACAATTATTCTATAAGTAGGCTAAAGTGATCCTTGGAAATTTCACTAGGAAACTTTGCAATGGTTAGTGGGTCCACATGATTCATCAATCATTGACAAAGTGTACAAACTACCACGATGAGCAGAGCTCATTGACGATCAATCTTCTTCAACGGATTAGACAACTTTCTTCTGAACAAATCAAAGATAACATGCAACAAAAGCATTAGGTGATCACGAATTGGTTGTTACAAACTTATGTAGTACAAACAGTGAAAAGTGGATTCCTATGTTTCATATCAGAAATTGTATAAACATTTCTACTACAATTATTGGGCCAAAACCTACTAAAGTATCTCCTGCATGTAAATaagattcttgaattcaaattccATGTACACATTCATGTACGTCGTATCAAGTACATACTAATGATTGATGGAATTATTAACAACATTCTTGAAAAAAATGCATGAAGATCTGTACATACAGCAACAAGTATAATGTTGTTATTCTTCAAGTTCAGAGCAGAAACTATTTTATACTGAGAAGTGAGAACAGCTGGCAAACATCAATTCCAATTATTCTTGTTCAGCTGCAGCAACAAGATTCCACCAAATTGCTCTTTTTTGTACATTTCAAAACAGATTTGAGCTCTCAGAGAAGTGGATCTTAAATGCAGTCAAACCCCACAGTTCTTCCACTTGCTTTATATCAATTTTGTTTTAGAAAAGTATGCTTTTTTTCCCTTTGGAGTAAACAATTTAAGCAGTAGGGAGCTCTAATTAAACCTTCACGAAAAATGTCAGGGTTTGCCTACAAGAAATAAGTATGTCATGGAAGAGTTGTCTGCTTGATGTCCCTCACTGTTAATTTAACAAGGTTTTGCTTCATTATTTGTCATATATATAATACTCCAGAGTTGGAACTTTAGCACCTTTGCTTTTGTCAAGTTGTCATTCTGGCCCTGGGTTGGCCAAACTCCAAGTTTtgctatagaaataagaaagtgaAGGAAAAAGGAGGAAACTCCTAATATGATTTTAAGTTCAAGATCATCAAGATATTTCAGAATAAGTGTTGTTCATGAAAGAAAACGTTGAGTGCTGTGTGCTAGTGGATAGCTACAGATTTCAGAGGTTTTGAGGGATGCAATAGCAGCTTCACAAATGATTAGTAGTAAATTTTGAGAGAGTTAAAGGGATTTGATTATGTTTTTAGCTATCTGACCTTTTGAGAGAGTTAGAGGGATGCAATGTAGATTTAAGTCCATAGAAAGATTTTGATGGAAACATTGTGCAGGGACTTAAACTGATAATTTGTCATTTCTTGTACATTTAAGTAGATAATACTATATTTCATTTTATTAttcatttatttacttatttattttgtCTCAGATCAGTTATCCTCTTAACACATAATCATGACTTCAAGATATAAAATGATTCCATTTTTCGGTAGATTGATATTAATCTTCATGATGCCAACCATCATTACTATTCTTGATTTTGTTTCACCCTAAGATTAACATTAATCTTCAGATGCAAAGTCTGAACAATGGGTTTGTTTGCGTGTGAAGTCACTTGGCAAAACTCTTAGTTAATCAGTATCAATCATGATTCTCAGTAGCTAACCTGAAACAAAGATAATTTAAATACCTTGATTACCTTTTTGTTACCACaataagattttaaaattgtAGGAATAATATGGATATTAAATATGTAGATTTTTTAGCTTTGCAAGGatgtagatacaaaaatcattttCTAATTGGATCAAGTGGGACCCAATTGTGGGGCCATCAAAAGATAATTTCATATGGTTTTAGTCATCATCAATAAGCATGAGCAATTTCTTCTGGGATTCACATGAATAAGCATGGGATCCTATTAACTTGTTtagaccaaaaaagaaaaaaaaaagagaatcttGACTTAAAACCTAAGATTAGATAGGTGGAGGCTGAAATGTTGGAAGCTTGATGATGGGCTTTACAGCTTACAGAATGGAAATAGGTGCATCTCAACTGCTTAAAGAGTATTCATAAACATGAAGCAAGATCTCAAGTGGTAATGATTGCCCGGCACATGAGTTGGTTCCTTGATTTGAGTAATTTGAGGTGCATCTTTTTAAAGAGAAAAATTGCAATAAGTGGATTTGAATTTTTCTTCATCTTAATCTAAGCTGCTCTTGTACTTATCTTTTTAAAAAGAACaagtcttcatgtgatgataaggTTGTTCAATTTTTACTTGGATCATCAAGGTTTGAGTCATGGAAAACAACTGCATAGGCCAATCCTTCTCGGATCTTACATTGGTTTGAGCATCCTGCTTTGAGCAGTTTTTTCTATTTTCAGAAAACAAAAATGTCTGACAGGTAGAAAGGTCCTAAAATTTGCCAATTTCAACTCCTGCAATCAAGAAGTTCCATTCTTACATTCCTAGAAATAATTTAAAGCAAAGAggtgaaaaaaaaaaccaaatgttaGGAGATATCATGGAAAATAGCAATTGAAAAGAGATAAAATAggaaatatacaaaaaaaaaaaatcattacaaGTGAAGAACATAAACACAACATACATGCATCTCCATCAAATAATATTCGAGTTTATAATGCAACGGTGCTTTCTTATTTCAGGATAATTTCCAGTTACATGGcacataaatttaaatcattctAATAGTAGAACCCTTCAACTTATTCAAGAATAAGCAGTTACATATATAAGCAGATGCATGCTTTATTAAGTGATTCTATAAGATCACAAACTGGTCAAGCTCTTCATTGCATACTTATGATGACATTGGTGTAGGAGCAACAGCATATGGTGGAAGTGGAGAAAATGCAGGAGCACCCAGGCAAGGCTTTGCAGCAAGAGTACCACATAGTAGAGGATTGTTAGCAAAGCTGCAAAATTATATATAGATGGTAAGTACTTGTTTTATCTTCACAAATTTCTAAAGAAAGTCTTGGATCTTTGTATTGTTTATCAGCAAAGAACCTTGTAGGAGTGAATTGAGCAAAGGAGCCACTTGATGGAACTTCTCCTGATAGGTTGTTGTTTGATAAATCTCTGCATATATATGATAGGTTTTATTGTCGAGAAGATAACAGAATTCACAAAAGAATTATGGTGTAGTCGCAAAATGCATCGATGAACTTACAGGACTTGGAGGGAGGTGATATAGGTTAAAGAGTATGGAATAGTACCAGAGAGGCTATTGTTGTTTAGCCGACTATCCttgcacacaaaaaaaaaagaaaattaggaaTATGTCAGAGGAAAGCGAGAAAAATAATAAAGTATGCATTCTTAACATTCAATATGCCAATAACTAAAGATCATAATTAGATTTAATTATGACCAGAATATATTGATCTTTATGGGAtgcatgaaaaacaccttagagtgTGCCGAAACAGAATGATACCAGGTGAACTATTCGTACTAATTTGATCCTGATCGATCTTGGCCTTGGCTGTactgatcataatttgattcagCCAATCCATCTTATCTTGGCAATTTCTAATCTTGACTGCTGATACCAAGGATTCAAATATCGAACTGGACCAACCAAATCCGAACAGTATTTACCTATTCTGATACTGATACATGGTATATTGATGTTTAATAAATAGCTAAAACACATCTCAAAATTTGCTGAAACAGATATTAGCAGGTAAAATAAGCCCGGTAATTTGACCTTGATTGATCATGGCCTTCGCTGTACATATCAGGACTAGATTCAGCTAATCTCTCTGATATTGACAATTGTTGACCTTGATGGTTgatactaaggatacaatacTGGTACATGGCATATCGACGACACCAAGTTAATATTGACATATCAAACTAGTGCTGATTTACTGCATTAATCCAGCATATCACCAGAAACATTAGCATTGGGAACATTTGAATTCCCACAGTAAAGGGTAATCATGGAGTAAAACACTCCGATTATTAGAAATAAGTAAAAGTAGTTGCAAAATTCCTTTGTAAGAAAAGAATATGCTGCAGCATTGCATGAACACTATGCCTTTCATTAATTGATAGTTAACTTTCAGATAAATTAGTCTACACTGGCAAAGTAAAGAACTTCAATAATATTGGCAGTAGTACCACATCTACTGATAATATAAGCAGAATTTAAATATATACGAGTGATGATCCAGCATACAGGAGATACTTGTTTGATTGTCCTAATTAATTATTGGGAactgaaaagaaaattcaaatgattttttccTTAATCAAGCATGTGAAGAAATAAAATTTATGGAGCATGAATAAGCAGGAACGAAGAAAATTTATCAGATGAACGAGTCAGAGAATGAGCAAATACAGAAATCGGAGCTTTGAGAGTCTCCCCAGAGAGTCAGGTATTGCACCATTGAAATTGTTCGAGTAAAGATCCAAGCTCACAAGGTTGGTTAGATTTCCAAGCACACCAGGTATTACACCACTAAAGTTATTGCCAAAGAGTTCCCTGTCAAGAAACGGTAGATGAAATTGAATTATTCCAAAGAATATAATAAGCAATAGATTTAGTCAATGATATGTTCTTACTCAGTAATCAGAGAAAGCAATCAATTTACATGAACCAAAGTTTCAGAACCGTAATTCCGTGAAACAACATCTCATTCTGTAGGATTCAGAGATCCAAGGTGTGAAACTCTGTGAAGATCAATAGGTTTTTCTATACATGTGGGATGTTTTTATTATGTGTTCTTCATATTGAAATTTCAATCAATAAAAGACAgatctcataaaaataaaatctacaTATCAAGTACATAAAACTAAATACAACAATGTAACAACTACATTAAGTGTTACTTATATCATAGAAATCAACAAGAGGCATTGACTTACAGGTATTGCAGATTACTAAGTTGACCAAGCTGTGGGACAAGATGACCAGACAATGAGGCATGTCCAAGATCGCTGAAACGAGTTGTGCTTGCATTATGTTTTCTGAAGAAAAAGGATGAACAGAAGAAATGGAATGGTCCAACAAATTGTGTGCTTACATTCTTATAACACTGTTCTCATTGTTACATGTAACATGAAACCATTTGCATGGATTGACATTACCGGGCTCCCAAGTTTGCAGAACATTGTCAGGATCAATGAGGTTGGTCTTCAGACTATACAATGCATCAACTGTTGAGGTGGAAACTCCACAATCATTACGAACAAAAACATAAAAACTGTAGTAGAGAAGCGTCAAAGAAACCCAATAAGACACTGAAGACTACAGTCAACAGTGGCGATATTAAGAACATGGAacgggagaaagagagagagagagagagagagagagagagagagagagagatcatataCCTTCCGTGTTGGAGAGACCGTTGACCTGGGGGTGGAACACCAGCAGCAATAGTAGAATCCGAGAGAGCACCACCTGCTGCTCCGCCTTCGCCATTGCTGCAACTgcgcaactctctctctctctctcgcttggtCTTCTACTTCGGCTTTGCCGTTTCCAATAAATAGGAACAGAGTAGCTGATGACAGTTGAATGGAATACATCGTGAATTCAATCCACAAGATGATATCACAAGTATTTGACTACGACAACGGAATCGTGTTAGTCAAACAGtttgcttttcttcttcttccttctcgaaCTCTCAATCCAATCAATTTCTGTATCTGCATGGTTGACTAAATGAATTCCTGATCCTTATTCGACTTGTCCAAATTACGCGTAAACTATGGCACATGGGAGAAGAATTCCCCGATTTTTTGAGACTTTCTCCGTAGAAAAAGTTATTTTAGAACCGAATACTCGGTCAGATCTAAAGAAATGGAGGAAGATTTTGCCACGGAGTTGACTTCTAGTCTTCCTTGATGACCAG encodes:
- the LOC103997375 gene encoding LRR receptor kinase BAK1, giving the protein MAKAEQQVVLSRILLLLLVFHPQVNGLSNTEVDALYSLKTNLIDPDNVLQTWEPGNVNPCKWFHVTCNNENSVIRIDLGHASLSGHLVPQLGQLSNLQYLELFGNNFSGVIPGVLGNLTNLVSLDLYSNNFNGAIPDSLGRLSKLRFLRLNNNSLSGTIPYSLTYITSLQVLDLSNNNLSGEVPSSGSFAQFTPTSFANNPLLCGTLAAKPCLGAPAFSPLPPYAVAPTPMSS